The Lichenihabitans psoromatis genome contains a region encoding:
- a CDS encoding GlxA family transcriptional regulator — MYGRFLPKDGDVGRGGDVARTIGILAIEGTQLLDVSGPLDVFAEANVQSGGAAYLLSVIATAPGPITCSSGVRLLPDVVYGDESAGTFDTLLVAGGLNLARRARDDKLMQWLRQATAAARRYGSVCTGAFLLADAGLLDGRRATTHWAVADSLAKRFPKVILEIDAIHIRDGRLRTAAGVTAGLDLALALVEEDLGADIARRVASQLVMFFRRGGGQLQYSRRGLGSPAGRSALQSVQRAVIADPAGNHGNTELARRAGLSLRHFARLFRSEVGTTPAAFVETVRIEAAKRLLQSGAPPKLAADQCGFADADTLRRAFLRQVGVTPASYRRRHT; from the coding sequence ATGTACGGGCGATTCCTGCCAAAGGATGGCGATGTCGGACGCGGAGGCGATGTGGCCCGGACAATAGGCATCCTCGCGATCGAAGGCACCCAACTCCTCGACGTCTCGGGACCCTTGGATGTGTTCGCCGAAGCCAACGTTCAGAGCGGAGGCGCCGCCTACCTCCTGTCTGTGATCGCGACGGCGCCGGGCCCGATCACTTGTTCATCGGGCGTCCGCCTCCTTCCGGATGTCGTCTATGGCGACGAGAGCGCGGGCACGTTCGATACTCTCCTGGTCGCCGGCGGCTTGAATCTGGCGCGTCGCGCGCGTGACGACAAGTTGATGCAATGGCTTCGCCAGGCGACCGCCGCGGCGAGACGCTACGGGTCGGTCTGCACGGGCGCCTTCCTGCTCGCCGATGCCGGTCTCCTCGACGGGCGACGAGCCACCACCCACTGGGCGGTGGCCGACAGCCTCGCCAAGCGTTTTCCAAAGGTGATCCTGGAGATTGACGCGATCCATATCAGGGACGGCCGTTTGCGGACGGCAGCGGGGGTCACGGCCGGGTTGGATTTAGCCCTTGCGCTCGTTGAAGAGGATCTCGGAGCCGACATCGCCCGTCGGGTCGCCTCCCAACTCGTCATGTTCTTTCGACGCGGCGGCGGCCAATTGCAATACAGCCGGCGCGGCCTTGGCAGCCCGGCGGGACGGTCGGCGTTGCAGTCCGTCCAGCGCGCGGTAATCGCTGATCCTGCCGGCAACCACGGTAACACTGAGCTGGCGCGGCGCGCTGGCCTGAGCCTGCGTCATTTCGCGAGACTCTTCCGGTCCGAGGTCGGCACCACGCCGGCCGCCTTTGTGGAGACAGTCCGGATCGAAGCTGCTAAGCGTCTGCTCCAATCAGGCGCGCCCCCCAAGCTGGCGGCGGATCAATGCGGTTTCGCCGATGCCGACACGCTTCGTCGCGCCTTCCTTCGCCAGGTCGGCGTCACACCAGCCTCCTATCGGCGCCGTCATACCTAA
- a CDS encoding zinc-binding alcohol dehydrogenase family protein produces MKALRCDEPGRLSLIDRDEPHRDPDDVLIRIRRVGVCGTDYHIFHGNQPYLAYPRVIGHELGGEVVAAPTGSGLSPGQIVSVEPYLYCGECRACRNGTTNCCRNLQVLGVHRDGGACGFIAVPARNVIPADGLSLDEAAMVEFLAIGAHGVRRSGLGPHSRVIVVGAGPIGISAAIFAKARGAEVTVLDVNDRRLAFCQDKLGVDQVFQGSADIKDRLDAVTDGDFFDVVIDATGSPAAMQQGFGYVGHGGTYVLLSIVRSAITFDDPEFHKRETSLLGSRNATRIDFETVLTAMRDGHVPTDALVTHRAPLDEAPGQIPLWSRPETGVIKALIDI; encoded by the coding sequence ATGAAAGCGCTGCGCTGCGACGAGCCCGGGCGGCTCTCCCTCATCGATCGCGACGAGCCGCATCGAGACCCCGACGATGTCTTGATCCGCATCAGGCGGGTCGGCGTCTGCGGCACCGATTACCATATCTTCCATGGCAACCAGCCTTACCTCGCCTATCCGCGCGTCATAGGCCACGAACTCGGCGGCGAGGTCGTTGCGGCGCCCACCGGCAGCGGATTGTCGCCAGGACAGATCGTCAGTGTCGAGCCCTATCTCTACTGCGGCGAGTGTCGCGCCTGCCGAAACGGCACGACGAATTGTTGTCGCAACCTCCAAGTGCTCGGGGTGCACCGAGACGGCGGCGCCTGCGGCTTCATCGCAGTCCCGGCCCGCAACGTCATCCCGGCCGACGGACTGAGCCTCGATGAAGCCGCGATGGTGGAATTTCTCGCGATCGGCGCGCATGGGGTGAGGCGATCGGGCCTCGGCCCGCATAGCCGGGTCATCGTCGTCGGCGCGGGGCCGATCGGCATCTCGGCCGCCATTTTTGCGAAGGCGCGAGGCGCGGAGGTCACAGTGCTCGACGTCAACGATCGCAGGCTCGCCTTCTGTCAGGATAAGCTCGGCGTCGATCAGGTCTTTCAGGGATCAGCCGACATCAAGGACCGGCTCGACGCGGTCACCGACGGCGACTTTTTCGATGTGGTGATCGACGCGACAGGCAGCCCGGCCGCCATGCAGCAGGGTTTTGGCTATGTGGGGCATGGCGGCACCTATGTGCTGCTCTCGATCGTCCGATCCGCCATCACCTTCGACGATCCGGAGTTCCACAAACGGGAAACCTCGCTGCTGGGCAGCCGCAATGCGACGCGGATCGATTTTGAGACGGTGCTGACGGCCATGCGCGACGGCCATGTGCCGACAGACGCGCTTGTGACGCATCGGGCCCCGCTGGACGAGGCACCCGGGCAGATCCCACTGTGGTCACGGCCGGAGACGGGCGTCATCAAGGCTCTGATCGACATCTGA
- a CDS encoding glycosyltransferase family 2 protein has translation MEADVVFLSLARDCARTLPIFFDFTASLRDSGMRCAAIIGENGSRDATKDLLRTAQAGGHVVAVSTDFMAQIPDRLQRMAVGRQHLKEQLEKSSWTPRFVCIVDLDNAFEQPPTPASFSNAIAKLEHRGVFAVSATSRPLYYDLLAFEDGSISFEFLLDEIESHQTNLFAYYRFFRDHIDEQRRLLTSPTDRQCTSAFNGLCLYPNEAYALGSYIDAASRRCEHLTFNRRVAAATGLQMLIDRELVLKTPSDHNEEAFVPFVIRRLRKRLRL, from the coding sequence TTGGAAGCGGACGTCGTCTTCTTGTCATTGGCGCGGGATTGTGCCCGGACCTTGCCGATCTTCTTCGACTTTACGGCGTCGCTGAGGGACAGTGGCATGCGGTGCGCCGCCATTATCGGCGAAAACGGCTCTCGGGACGCGACGAAAGATCTTCTCAGGACCGCTCAAGCCGGAGGGCATGTCGTGGCGGTTTCGACCGATTTCATGGCGCAGATCCCGGATCGCCTTCAGCGGATGGCGGTCGGTCGACAACATCTGAAGGAACAGCTCGAGAAATCGAGTTGGACGCCGCGCTTTGTTTGCATCGTCGATCTCGATAATGCGTTCGAGCAGCCGCCGACCCCCGCCTCGTTCAGCAACGCCATCGCAAAGCTGGAGCATCGAGGCGTCTTCGCCGTGTCGGCGACGTCACGGCCGCTCTATTACGATCTTCTTGCCTTCGAGGATGGCTCGATCTCGTTCGAGTTTCTGCTGGATGAGATCGAATCGCATCAGACGAACCTCTTTGCCTATTATCGCTTCTTTAGAGACCATATCGACGAGCAGCGCCGCCTGCTGACATCGCCCACCGACCGCCAATGTACCTCGGCCTTCAACGGATTGTGCCTCTATCCAAACGAGGCCTATGCGCTCGGGTCCTACATCGATGCGGCGTCGCGACGGTGCGAGCATCTGACCTTCAATCGGCGGGTCGCCGCAGCGACGGGCCTGCAGATGCTGATCGATCGGGAGCTCGTCCTCAAGACACCGAGCGACCATAATGAGGAAGCCTTCGTCCCCTTCGTGATCCGGCGCCTCCGCAAGCGACTGCGCCTTTAG
- a CDS encoding sensor histidine kinase: MTGINQRLFWKLYLTLLTSLTIVAVLMGGLWWWLGPLSQERWGAFRIHIVDQLVTKQDYPAGALADTIRRLGDEIGSDISLYDVDGTLLASRGTPITAPQTSKDAGWRPNLFTRIDLPDGRAVLVRLQHFAKSRIWGIVLAILVVAGGVGLGAFPLTARLTRRLENLRAGMERWGQGDVWVRVDDRGCDEVASVARTFNTTATRLNTLLLSQKALLANASHELRSPLTRLRMAVDLWVGNPEQIRRDEIIRNLAELDQLVEEILLCSRLDHSGATIGAMDRIDLLGLAAEEAARVGATLDGEPVDIIGNETLLRRLVRNLLENGLEHGRPPVSIVISRHGDTEARIVVDDRGNGVPPEERERIFEPFYRPGGRSEAGGGWGLGLSLVRQIAEHHAGSVICDSHEGLGSRFIVTLAAESQAQPDKAQPDTPATLASINTDTVRRAARTSPDIEALKPIGS; this comes from the coding sequence ATGACCGGCATCAACCAGCGCCTGTTCTGGAAACTCTACCTGACGCTGCTGACCAGCTTGACCATCGTGGCAGTGCTGATGGGCGGCTTGTGGTGGTGGCTCGGGCCCCTCTCCCAGGAGCGGTGGGGCGCCTTCCGGATCCATATCGTCGATCAACTCGTGACCAAGCAGGACTATCCAGCCGGCGCGCTCGCCGACACCATCCGGCGGCTCGGCGATGAAATCGGGTCCGATATTTCACTCTATGATGTCGACGGGACGCTGTTGGCGTCCCGTGGCACGCCCATCACCGCGCCCCAAACCAGCAAAGACGCAGGCTGGCGCCCGAATCTCTTCACGCGGATCGATCTACCGGACGGCCGCGCCGTTCTGGTTCGCCTGCAGCATTTCGCCAAAAGCCGGATTTGGGGCATCGTGCTGGCCATTCTCGTGGTTGCAGGAGGGGTCGGGCTGGGTGCCTTTCCGCTGACGGCGCGCCTGACACGGCGGCTCGAGAATCTCCGGGCCGGTATGGAGCGTTGGGGCCAGGGCGATGTCTGGGTGCGGGTCGACGATCGGGGATGCGACGAGGTCGCGTCGGTCGCCCGGACCTTCAACACGACCGCGACCCGGCTCAACACGCTGCTGCTGTCGCAAAAGGCGTTGTTGGCCAATGCGAGCCACGAGTTGCGCTCGCCACTCACGCGACTTCGCATGGCGGTCGATCTCTGGGTCGGCAACCCGGAGCAAATTCGTCGCGACGAAATCATCCGAAACCTCGCCGAATTGGATCAGTTGGTCGAAGAGATCCTGCTGTGCAGTCGCCTCGATCATTCCGGCGCGACGATTGGGGCCATGGATCGGATCGATCTTCTCGGCCTCGCGGCCGAAGAGGCCGCACGGGTCGGCGCGACCCTCGACGGCGAGCCAGTCGACATCATCGGCAATGAGACGCTGCTCCGACGTCTGGTTCGGAACCTGTTGGAGAATGGGCTGGAACACGGACGTCCGCCGGTCAGCATCGTCATCTCGCGCCACGGCGACACCGAGGCCCGGATCGTCGTCGATGATCGGGGCAACGGCGTTCCGCCGGAAGAGCGGGAGCGCATTTTCGAGCCGTTCTATCGTCCCGGTGGACGCAGCGAAGCGGGTGGCGGCTGGGGCCTTGGCTTGTCGCTCGTGCGCCAGATCGCGGAACATCATGCGGGTTCAGTGATCTGCGACAGTCATGAGGGGCTCGGAAGCCGTTTCATCGTGACGCTCGCGGCCGAAAGCCAAGCCCAGCCGGATAAGGCCCAGCCTGATACGCCGGCAACCCTGGCTTCGATCAACACCGACACCGTTCGACGCGCCGCGCGAACGTCGCCGGACATCGAAGCCCTGAAGCCGATCGGATCATGA
- a CDS encoding response regulator yields MAERLLIIDDDLRLAAMVADYLAQAGYLVEGRATGLDGIEAIADSVYDAVILDVMLPDIDGFEALRRIRMSSQVPVLMLTAKGEETDRIIGLEIGADDYLPKPFNPRELQARLGAILRRQRKPEEPDTHVRFGRLLIDQGSRTVRIDGTLKSLTSYQFDLLSTLAAHAGRVLNRERLLDLVKGEELDAFDRSIDVHISRIRSAIEDDPKHPRRIITVRGSGYVFAKKQDVAP; encoded by the coding sequence ATGGCCGAGCGGCTTCTGATCATCGACGACGATCTTCGCTTGGCCGCCATGGTGGCGGATTATCTGGCACAAGCCGGCTATCTCGTAGAGGGGCGCGCCACGGGTCTCGATGGGATCGAGGCCATCGCGGACTCGGTTTACGATGCGGTGATCCTCGACGTCATGCTGCCCGACATCGACGGCTTCGAGGCGCTGCGCCGCATCCGCATGTCGTCGCAGGTGCCTGTCCTGATGCTTACCGCGAAGGGAGAGGAGACGGATCGTATTATCGGCCTCGAAATCGGCGCCGACGATTATCTGCCGAAGCCGTTCAATCCTCGTGAGCTCCAGGCGCGGCTCGGTGCCATTCTTCGCCGACAAAGAAAGCCGGAAGAGCCCGACACCCATGTGCGGTTCGGTCGCCTTCTGATCGACCAGGGTTCCCGGACGGTTCGCATCGACGGCACTCTGAAGTCACTGACGAGCTATCAATTCGATCTCTTATCAACCTTAGCGGCCCACGCTGGCCGGGTGCTCAACCGCGAACGCCTCCTCGATCTCGTGAAAGGCGAGGAACTGGATGCGTTCGATCGCTCGATCGACGTCCATATCTCGCGAATCCGATCGGCCATCGAGGATGATCCGAAACATCCGCGTCGCATCATCACGGTGCGCGGCAGCGGCTATGTCTTCGCCAAGAAGCAGGACGTGGCACCATGA
- a CDS encoding cupin domain-containing protein, protein MQNPSQPTIARIEDRTRESWDDPVRGSVSWFTLFSSDITPTDSMSAGIAEILPGGGSLQCHRHTEPEIYFIIEGTGILTIEGCETTVSAGAAVFIPGNAEHGLRNESGHDIRLFYIFPTGCFADISYHFTPRMT, encoded by the coding sequence ATGCAAAACCCGTCGCAACCGACCATCGCCCGCATCGAGGACCGGACTCGCGAGTCGTGGGACGATCCCGTTCGCGGCAGTGTCTCGTGGTTTACCCTGTTCAGCAGCGATATCACGCCGACCGACAGCATGAGCGCTGGCATCGCCGAGATCCTACCGGGAGGCGGCAGTCTACAGTGCCACCGCCATACCGAGCCGGAGATTTATTTTATCATCGAGGGGACCGGAATACTGACGATCGAGGGGTGCGAGACGACCGTCAGTGCAGGGGCTGCAGTTTTTATTCCGGGCAATGCAGAACATGGCCTTCGGAATGAATCGGGCCACGACATTCGCCTCTTCTACATTTTTCCAACAGGTTGTTTCGCCGACATTTCCTATCACTTCACCCCTCGGATGACGTAA
- a CDS encoding NRAMP family divalent metal transporter: MTETMQPAAPNAPDAVKQPRRPKLIEVLGPGLITGASDDDPSGIATYSQVGAQFGYQIGWTMLFSYPLMCAIQEISARIGRVTGRGIAGVLRIHYPAPVLYGLVALLVVANTINIGADLGAMAAALQLLIGGPALVYVLLFGVVSVLLEVFVRYSRYVSVLKWLTVSLFAYVGVAFVVHVPWLTVAHALVLPEIKYDATYLTGIVAVLGTTISPYLFFWQAEEEVEDVKERTGARPLERAPEQAEAEFRRIRTDTYVGMALSNIVALFIIITTAATLNQSGVTDIQTSAQAAEALRPIAGPFVFVIFAAGIIGTGMLALPVLAGSAAYALGETLGWHVGLARKPGRARGFYGVIAAATLVGAALNFTPIDPIKALFWSAVINGIVAVPIMIMMMLLASRADIMGRFALPPLLKGVGWLATLVMGLAAVGMLATMG, from the coding sequence ATGACCGAGACCATGCAGCCGGCGGCTCCAAATGCTCCGGACGCCGTCAAGCAACCGCGACGGCCGAAGCTCATCGAGGTCCTTGGTCCCGGCCTCATCACCGGCGCCTCCGACGACGACCCGAGCGGCATCGCGACCTATTCGCAGGTCGGCGCGCAATTTGGCTATCAGATCGGCTGGACGATGCTGTTCAGCTATCCCTTGATGTGCGCCATTCAGGAGATCAGCGCGCGCATCGGCCGGGTGACGGGGCGCGGCATCGCGGGTGTCCTGCGGATCCACTATCCCGCCCCGGTGCTGTATGGTCTCGTGGCACTTCTGGTCGTCGCCAACACGATCAACATCGGAGCCGACCTCGGCGCGATGGCGGCCGCCCTCCAACTGCTGATCGGCGGCCCGGCTCTCGTCTACGTGCTGCTCTTCGGCGTCGTGTCGGTCCTCTTGGAGGTATTCGTCCGCTATTCGCGCTATGTGTCGGTCCTCAAATGGCTGACGGTGTCGCTCTTCGCCTATGTGGGTGTCGCCTTCGTGGTGCATGTGCCGTGGCTGACCGTGGCGCATGCGCTGGTGCTCCCCGAGATCAAATATGACGCGACATATCTGACCGGTATCGTTGCGGTCCTTGGCACCACGATCAGCCCCTATCTGTTCTTCTGGCAAGCCGAGGAGGAGGTCGAGGACGTCAAGGAACGGACGGGAGCTCGCCCACTGGAACGCGCGCCCGAACAGGCCGAGGCGGAGTTCCGCCGGATCCGGACCGACACCTATGTCGGCATGGCGCTCTCGAACATCGTCGCCTTGTTCATCATCATCACAACGGCCGCGACGCTGAATCAGAGCGGCGTCACCGACATCCAGACCTCCGCTCAAGCGGCCGAAGCGCTAAGGCCGATCGCCGGTCCTTTTGTTTTCGTGATTTTCGCGGCCGGCATCATCGGCACCGGGATGTTGGCTCTCCCGGTCTTGGCGGGTTCCGCGGCCTATGCGCTCGGCGAGACCCTCGGCTGGCATGTGGGGCTCGCCCGCAAGCCGGGACGAGCGCGTGGGTTCTATGGTGTCATCGCGGCGGCGACGCTGGTGGGCGCGGCTCTCAACTTCACACCCATTGATCCCATCAAGGCGCTGTTCTGGAGCGCTGTCATCAACGGCATCGTGGCCGTGCCGATCATGATCATGATGATGTTGCTGGCCAGCCGCGCCGACATCATGGGGCGCTTCGCCCTACCGCCGCTCCTGAAAGGTGTCGGTTGGCTCGCGACGCTGGTGATGGGCCTCGCGGCGGTCGGCATGTTGGCCACGATGGGCTGA
- the aspA gene encoding aspartate ammonia-lyase, with product MTDAVRLEHDLLGDREVAMDALYGIHTLRALENFPITGLPISIYPDFIAALASIKQAAAAANAELGLLDPERATAIQAACAEIRAGQWHQHFVVDVLQGGAGTSTNMNANEVIANRALVLIGHRPGDYATLDPNEQVNLSQSTNDVYPTAIKLAVHAGVFRLIDAMALLRAAFDAKATEFADVLKMGRTQLQDAVPMTLGQEFRTYAVMVAEDEERLREAAALVCEINLGATAIGTGINTHPAYSAVVCQRLRDLTGIPVVTAGNLIEATQDAGVFVQLSGVLKRVAVKLSKICNDLRLLASGPRAGLGEINLPPVQAGSSIMPGKINPVIPEAVNQVAFEVIGNDTTITFAAASGQLQLNAFEPVIAHSLFKSLTHLRNGCLILQHRCVSGITANKDHLRQSVERSIGLVTALNPYIGYANASSVAQEAYQTGRLVADVVLERGLLTREALDDLLNPAVLTQPRAVQAAYRPGSPGAAPAPDAPASARTVAPTVPEVLVGDGSEPGTAAPTEAH from the coding sequence ATGACGGATGCGGTTCGGCTCGAACATGATCTTTTGGGCGACCGGGAGGTCGCTATGGACGCGCTTTATGGCATCCACACGCTCCGGGCGCTCGAGAACTTCCCCATCACGGGTCTCCCGATCAGCATCTACCCTGATTTTATCGCGGCGCTGGCCAGCATCAAACAGGCGGCCGCCGCTGCGAATGCCGAACTCGGGCTCCTCGATCCCGAGCGAGCCACGGCGATCCAAGCCGCCTGCGCCGAGATCCGCGCCGGGCAATGGCACCAACATTTCGTCGTCGATGTGCTGCAGGGCGGCGCCGGCACGTCGACCAACATGAATGCCAACGAGGTGATCGCCAATCGTGCCCTGGTGCTGATAGGGCATCGGCCGGGCGATTACGCCACGCTCGATCCGAACGAACAGGTCAACCTCAGCCAAAGCACCAACGACGTCTATCCGACCGCAATCAAATTGGCGGTTCACGCCGGGGTGTTCCGGCTGATCGACGCCATGGCGCTGCTTCGTGCAGCCTTCGACGCCAAGGCGACCGAATTCGCCGACGTGCTGAAGATGGGGCGGACGCAGCTGCAGGATGCCGTTCCGATGACGCTGGGGCAGGAATTCCGCACCTATGCGGTCATGGTGGCTGAGGACGAGGAGCGGCTCCGCGAGGCGGCGGCTTTGGTGTGCGAGATCAATCTTGGCGCGACCGCGATCGGTACCGGCATCAACACGCATCCGGCCTATTCGGCCGTCGTCTGCCAACGGTTGCGGGACCTGACCGGCATTCCGGTCGTGACGGCAGGAAATCTCATCGAGGCGACGCAGGATGCGGGCGTCTTCGTGCAACTCTCCGGCGTGTTGAAGCGCGTCGCCGTCAAGCTGTCGAAGATCTGCAACGATCTCCGTCTGCTGGCGAGCGGCCCACGCGCCGGCCTTGGCGAGATCAATTTGCCACCCGTACAGGCCGGATCGAGCATCATGCCGGGCAAGATCAATCCCGTGATCCCTGAAGCCGTGAACCAGGTTGCCTTCGAGGTGATCGGCAATGACACGACCATCACGTTCGCGGCTGCCTCCGGGCAATTGCAGCTCAATGCTTTCGAGCCGGTGATCGCCCACAGCCTCTTCAAGAGCCTGACGCATCTTCGCAACGGTTGCCTGATTCTGCAGCATCGCTGTGTCAGCGGCATCACGGCCAACAAGGACCATCTGCGCCAAAGCGTCGAACGATCGATCGGGCTGGTGACGGCGCTCAACCCCTATATCGGCTACGCCAATGCGAGTTCCGTGGCCCAGGAAGCCTATCAGACAGGTCGCCTTGTGGCCGATGTGGTGCTGGAGCGTGGACTGCTGACACGCGAGGCCCTCGACGATCTGCTCAATCCCGCCGTGCTGACGCAGCCGCGTGCCGTGCAGGCCGCTTACCGACCCGGATCGCCCGGTGCCGCGCCGGCCCCAGACGCACCGGCCTCGGCGCGGACGGTCGCGCCGACCGTGCCCGAGGTGCTAGTGGGCGACGGGTCTGAACCGGGCACCGCCGCACCGACCGAGGCGCACTGA
- the sthA gene encoding Si-specific NAD(P)(+) transhydrogenase produces the protein MYEFDMIVIGSGPSGRRAAVQTAKLGKSVLVIEKGRRVGGVSVHTGTIPSKTLRETVLNLSGWRERGFYGRSYRVKHDIDATDLMARLHKTLDHEVEVLEHQFSRNGVKTVRGAARFVDPNSVEVTTDAGEKSVHFAQHILIACGTRPFRPDYVPFNGVSVFDSDEIIEMKRLPRSLTVIGAGVIGVEYATIMSALDVAVTLIEPRPTFLDFIDKELIEEFVHDLRDRNVALRLGSAVTTIELRDDTTIATKLSDGRTVISDMLLFAAGRVGATDTLNLEAAGLATDHRGRIAVEPRTLQTIVPHIYAAGDVIGFPSLASTSMEQGRLAACHAFGLEPPPPPEFFPYGIYSVPEISTVGLNEEEIRKRGIPYECGIARFRETSRGHIMGLETGMMKMIFSLKTRRLLGVHIVGEGATELIHIGQAVLNLKGTIDYFIENSFNYPTLAEAYKIAGLDAWNRMTRS, from the coding sequence ATGTACGAATTCGACATGATCGTGATCGGGAGTGGCCCCTCGGGGCGGCGGGCCGCCGTGCAAACCGCCAAACTCGGCAAATCCGTGCTGGTCATCGAGAAGGGGCGCCGGGTCGGCGGCGTGTCGGTCCATACCGGCACCATCCCGTCCAAGACGCTGCGCGAGACGGTGCTGAATCTGTCGGGCTGGCGGGAGCGCGGCTTTTATGGCCGGTCCTATCGGGTCAAACACGACATCGACGCGACCGACCTCATGGCGCGCCTTCACAAGACGCTCGATCACGAGGTCGAGGTCCTCGAGCATCAATTCAGCCGCAATGGCGTCAAGACCGTCCGGGGTGCGGCGCGGTTCGTCGATCCGAATAGCGTCGAAGTGACGACCGACGCGGGTGAGAAAAGCGTGCATTTCGCCCAACACATCCTCATCGCCTGCGGCACGCGACCGTTTCGTCCCGATTATGTCCCGTTCAACGGCGTGAGCGTGTTCGACAGCGACGAGATCATCGAGATGAAGCGCTTGCCGCGCAGCCTCACGGTCATTGGGGCCGGCGTCATCGGGGTCGAATATGCGACGATCATGAGCGCCCTCGATGTCGCCGTGACGCTGATCGAGCCACGCCCGACCTTTCTCGACTTCATCGACAAGGAATTGATCGAGGAGTTCGTGCATGATCTGCGCGACCGCAACGTGGCGCTCCGGCTCGGCTCGGCCGTGACCACGATCGAACTCCGGGACGACACGACGATCGCGACCAAGCTGAGCGACGGCCGCACCGTGATCAGCGACATGCTGCTCTTCGCGGCCGGGCGCGTGGGCGCGACCGACACGCTCAACCTCGAAGCCGCCGGGCTAGCGACGGACCATCGCGGCCGCATCGCGGTGGAGCCACGGACGCTGCAGACCATCGTGCCGCATATCTATGCGGCCGGGGACGTCATCGGTTTCCCGAGCCTCGCCTCGACCTCGATGGAGCAAGGGCGCCTTGCTGCCTGCCACGCCTTCGGGCTCGAGCCCCCGCCCCCGCCCGAGTTCTTCCCCTACGGGATCTATTCGGTGCCTGAAATTTCAACTGTCGGCCTCAACGAGGAGGAGATCCGCAAGCGCGGCATCCCTTACGAATGCGGCATCGCCCGGTTTCGCGAAACCTCGCGTGGTCACATCATGGGGCTTGAAACCGGCATGATGAAAATGATCTTCTCGCTCAAGACCCGGCGTCTCCTCGGCGTTCATATTGTTGGCGAGGGCGCGACCGAGTTGATCCATATCGGCCAGGCGGTCCTCAACCTGAAAGGCACGATCGACTATTTCATCGAGAATTCATTCAACTACCCGACGCTTGCCGAAGCCTATAAAATCGCGGGTCTCGATGCGTGGAACCGGATGACGCGCTCCTGA
- a CDS encoding DUF2293 domain-containing protein, with amino-acid sequence MTRQTSIETALRRLAPAIPAHEFAVVVDHACGSPALKRATPEEAAWLSLVAYIRHRMTDYDELLADHYDVDSARYFVADDMREILRDWGVRRALAPDGGDGGGA; translated from the coding sequence ATGACGCGACAGACCTCCATCGAAACAGCCTTGCGGCGCTTGGCGCCAGCTATTCCGGCGCATGAATTTGCGGTGGTGGTCGACCATGCCTGCGGCAGCCCCGCTCTCAAGCGGGCCACGCCCGAAGAAGCCGCGTGGCTATCGCTCGTGGCCTACATCCGGCATCGGATGACGGATTATGACGAGTTGCTGGCCGACCATTATGATGTGGACAGCGCCCGTTATTTCGTCGCTGACGACATGCGCGAGATTTTGCGGGACTGGGGCGTTCGCCGCGCCTTGGCGCCCGATGGCGGCGATGGCGGCGGCGCCTGA